In Nevskiales bacterium, the genomic stretch GTTCCTGCACCAGGCGGGGTACCAGATAGCCGGGCAGGCGCGCTGCCAGCGCGCGCATGATCCCGACCGCGCGGTCTTCAGCCACGTCGAAGTGCGCGGCGCCGCGCACCCGGTCGAGCAGGTGCAGATAGTAGGGCATTACCCGGCAGTCGAAAAGCCGTTCACTCAGTTCCGCAAGTATCCGCGCGTCATCATTGATACCGCGCAATAAAACCGACTGGTTGAGCAGGGTAATGCCGCTATCCGCCAGGCGCCGGAAGGCGCCGGCGACGGCAGCGTCGATTTCCTGCGCATGGTTGACGTGCACGACCAGCACGCGCTGGAGACGGCCGCGCGCCAGCCAGGCCAGCAGCGCCTCGTCGACCCGTTCCGGTACGACCACCGGCAGGCGCGTATGTACCCGCAGTCGGCGCAGATGGGGTATCCCGTCCAGCGCTTGCGCGAGATCGGCCAGCCGCCGGTCGGACAGCGACAGGGGGTCGCCGCCGGACAGGATGACCTCCTCCAGACTGGGATCCGAGGCGAGCGTATCCAGCGCCGCGCGCCAGCCGTGGCGTGAGGCATTGATTTGCTCGTACGGAAAGTGACGCCGGAAGCAGTAACGACAGTGCACGGCGCAGGCGCCGGTGGCGATCAACAGCGCGCGTCCCCGGTATTTGTGCACGACGCCGCCAGTGCGGATGGCGGCCAGGTCGCCGACGGCGTCCGTGGCATAGCCGGGCGCCTCGTCGAGTTCGCGGCGCAGCGGCAGCACCTGTTGCAGCAGTGGATCGTTGCGGTCGCGCTTGCGCATGCGGGCGACGAATCCCCGCGGCACCCGCAGCGGGAAGCCACTGGTCGCGGTCACCCGGTCGAGTTCCTCGTCCAGTTCAAGCAGCTGCAGCAGCTCGGCGGGGTCGCTAATGGCGTCGCGCAGCACCGCCTGCCAGGCGGCAGGCTGCAGCGGCGAAAGGGTCTGGGGTATCATTACGCGCCTTTTCGGGTCCTGCGTGCCAGTGTGCGCGCAAGGCTGCCGGAATTGTAGCCCATTGCCACTTGCCATCGGCCGGATTACCACCATGACGACCTACAGCACCAACCAGTTCCGCGCGGGCCTCAAGATCATCCTCGACGGCGATCCCTACACCATCGTCGAAAACGAATTCGTCAAGCCGGGCAAGGGCCAGGCCTTCAACCGCGTCAAGGTGCGCAACCTCAAGACCGGCCGCGTAATCGAGCGTACCTTCAAGTCCGGCGACTCGGTGGAGGGCGCCGACGTGATGGACGTGGAGATGCAGTATCTCTACGCCGATGGCCAGTTCTGGCACTTCATGGACCCGCAGAGTTTCGAGCAGCTGCAGGCCGACAAGACGGCGGTCGGCGATGCCGACATCTGGCTCAAGGAGCAGGACATGTGCACGATCACGCTGTGGAACGGCGTGCCGTTGCAGGTCACGCCGCCGAATTTCGTCGAACTCAAGATCGTCGAAACCGATCCCGGCGTACGGGGCGACACCTCCGGCGGCGGCGGCAAGCCGGCCAAGCTCGAGACCGGCGCCGTGGTGCGCGTGCCGCTGTTCGTGCAGCAGGGTGAGGTCATCAAGGTGGACACCCGCAGCGGCGAGTATCTCTCGCGCGTGTCCAAGTAAAAGCAAAGATTGGGCAGGATTTACGGGATAAAAGTCTTTCTGTTTCAGGAAGAAGCCGCGCCCGCTGATCCTGTTTGCCCTGCTATCCTGTCCACGAATCTTTTCGATTCATGAGCTGGCGGCCGTCAGCGACGCTCGAAACGCTGCAGGCGCGCGCCGCCCTGGTGGCGCGGATCCGCGCTTACTTTGCGCAGCAGGGCGTGCTCGAGGTGGATACGCCCATGCTGTCGGTGGCGGGTACGGTGGATCCGAACATCGACAGCTGGGCCGCGGATTCCGCCGCTTACGGGCGGCGATGGCTGCACACCTCCCCGGAATTCCCGATGAAGCGGCTGCTGGCCGCAGGCAGCGGGCCGATCTACCAGATCTGCCACGTGTTCCGCGACGGCGAGCGGGGTCGGCTGCACAATCCCGAGTTCACGCTGCTGGAATGGTATCGGCCGGGTTTCGACCCTCATCGGCTGATGGACGACATCGAGGCCCTGCTCGCCGCGACGCTGCCGGCGCCCCCGGCCGCGGCCGAGCGCATCTGCTATCGCGACGCCGTGCGCCGGGAAAGCGGCATCGATCCCTTCGCCACCGGCGCGGCGAGCCTGCGCCGGGGCCTGGCCGACCTCGGCGTGCGGGAGCCGGCAGGCCTGTCGGCGGCGCAGGCCGCGGACACCGATTTCTGGCTCGACCTGCTGATGGGCGAGGTGGTGGGGCCGAGGCTGGGTCGGGAGCGACCCTGCTTTATATATGACTATCCGGCCAGCCAGGCCGCGCTGGCGCGCATCCGGGACGGCGGCCCGCCGGTGGCCGAGCGCTTCGAGCTGTACTGGCAGGGCATCGAGCTGGCGAACGGCTTTCACGAACTGGGCGACCCCGCAGTGCAGCGCCGACGCTTCGAGGCCGACCGGAGCCGGCGCCTGGCGCGCGGCCAGCCGACGCCGCCGCTCGACCAAAAACTGCTGGCTGCGCTCGAGGCGGGCCTGCCGGACTGCGCCGGCGTGGCGCTCGGGCTGGATCGCCTGCTGATGCTCAGCCTGGGCTTGCCGACGGTGGCCGAAACCCTGGCCTTTTCCTTCGACCGCGCCTGATTTGGGCCGGGGCGGGCGCCAGCCGTAGCCGCCGTAACAGGCGCTAGCGGCCCAGGACGCGCCCGATCGCCTGGCCCATGCGCACGGGCGTATCCGTGCCCAGTTCGCGGGCCCATTCCACCGCGCGCGGCCCGAACAGCAGAATCACGGTCGAACCCATGTTGAAGCGGCCGAGTTCTGCACCGCGGGCCAGTGTGACCGCATGGCGGCCGGTGTCGGGATACACCGTGACATCGACGGCCTTGCGCGGCGGCGGTGTGATCTCGCCGGCCCAGACGGTTTCGATCGAGCCGACGAACAGCGCGCCGACCATCACCAGGGCCATCGGACCGGCAGCCGTATCGAACAGGCAGGCCACGCGCTCGTTGCGTGCGAACAGGCCCGGCAACGCGCGGGTGGTGGCCGGATTCACGCTGAACAGCCGGCCCGGCACATAGACCATTTCACGCAGGCGGCAGTCCAGCGGGGCGTGGATGCGGTGATAGTTGTAGGGCGCAAGATAAATGGTCGCGAAGCTGCCGTTGAGAAAGGGCGCGGCGCGCTGCACGTCGCCGCCGAGCAGCGTCGTGGCGTCGAAGGACTGGCCCTTGGCCTGGAAGATGCGACCGTATTCGACCCGCCCCAGCTGGTAAACGCGACCGTCCACCGGTGAAATCGGCACGCCGGGATCCGCCGGCAGCGGACGCGCGCCGGGTTGCAGGGCGCGGGTGAAGAAGTCGTTGAAGCTGCGGAACTGCGTCGGGTCCCTGATCTCAGCCTCGTCGAGACTGATGCCGAACCCCGCCATGAAGCGGCGGATCACCAGGTTTTTCAACCAGCCGATTTCCAGGCGCATGAACCAGTGCACCACGCGCGACAGCAGATGCGTGGGCAGGCAGCGCTGCAGGGCGACGAACAACCGGTCGCCGGGACTGGCGCCGTCTTGGGCGGGGGTCTGCATGGTGACGGATTCAGTGGCTGTGATGGGATTCGGATTCGGCGACGCCGGCGCGGCGCACCGGGGCTTCGACGAAGGTCTTGCCCTCGCCGCACTGCAGCCGGAGGTGCACCGTGTCTCCCGGCCGCAGGCGCTGGTCGGGTTTGTACAGCATGACATGGTCGCCGCCGGGCTCCAGGGCCACGCGGCCGTGCGCCGGCACGGCCAGCGTGGGCAGCGGTTCCATGCGCATGCGGTCGCCCTCGAACCACATGCGATGGAACTCGGCGCGGGCGAATGCCGGCGCGGCGACGCCGGTCAGGATCAGTTCGCGGCCGCCGTCATTGACCAGGGTCATGTAGGCAGCCTGCACCTCGGCACCCGGCGGCGCCTCCCGAACCCAGGGGTCCTCCACGCGCAGTCCGGCGCATTCCGGCACCACGGCGGCGCAATTCATTCCGAACAGCAGGCAGGCAATCTCGTTGACCATCCGTATGGCTAGCTCCGTAGCAGGCGGCGCAGGTCATCCACGATCGATGCGGCGCGCAGCGGTGGTGAGAAATAGGCCACGGCCTGGGCCTGCGGATTCAGCAGCACCAGCGCCCCGCTGTGTTCGACCGTGTAATCGCCAGCCTGGCCGACCGGCACATAGGTGTAGGGCATGTACAGACTGCCGGTGAGTTTTCGCAGCTCGGGCTCCGGGCCGGTGACGCCGAGGAAGGCCGGGTCGAAGTATTCGACGTAGCTTTTCAGCGCCGCAGGGCTGTCGTGCCGCGGGTCCACCGAAACGAACACCACCTGCAGCCCGTCGGCGGCCGGATGGTCTTCCTGGCGCAGCGCAGCGCTGACCGCCTGCAGCAGGCCCAGCGTGTTGGGGCAGATGTCGGGGCAGCGGGTGAAGCCGAAGAACAGCAGGCTCCAGTGTCCGCGCAGCTGTTCGGGCCCGAAGGCCCGCCCCTGGTGGTCGGTCAGGGTGAATGCGGGCAGGCTGCGCGGCTGCGGCAGCACGGTGGCGGCCTGCGCGTCGGGCAGGCGGCTGCTTGCCAGCCGCGATTGCTGCCAGGACCACAGCAGCACGCCGAGGATGAGCGAGGCCGCGGCAAAGCCGATGACGAGCAACACCTTGTTCATGGCGGCGGATTATCGCACAGGGGGCAGCGCCCCCGAGACCTGTACAATCGGCTCATGCCCGACACCGCCCGGCTGGCCCGTGAACTGCGCAGCGCGCGCGACCTCATCACCTGGGGCGCGAGGGAACTGGCACGTGCCGGCCTGCACTACGGCCACGGTACCGACAATGCCGAGGACGAAGCCATCCAGCTGGTGCTGCATGCGGCTGGCCTCGGCTACGACGCCAGCGACGCCGCGCTGGCGGCCGAGCTGCCGGAGGGCGCGCGCCGCCAGGCCATCGAGCTCATCGAGCGCCGCATCCGCGAGCGCAAGCCGGCGCCGTATCTCACTGGCATCGCCCACTACGGTGGCCTGAGCTTCGAGGTGGACGAGCGGGTGCTGATCCCGCGCTCCTCCATCCTCGAGCTGATCGAGGCGGGCTTCCATCCCTGGCTGACCGAGCAGGAGCCGGCGCGCATGCTGGATCTGTGCACCGGCAGCGGCTGCCTGGCGATCCTGTCTGCACTGGCCTTCCCGCATGCACGGGTGGATGCCACGGACATCTCCGAAGACGCGCTGGCAGTGGCGGCGGCCAATGTGCGACGGCATGGCCTGACCGATCGCGTGCAGCTGTACCGGGCCGACGTCTACGACGGCCTGCCGCCGGCGCAGTACGACCTGATCATCAGCAATCCGCCTTATGTGGGCGCGGACGAGATGGCGACGCTGCCGCCGGAGTACCGCCACGAGCCGCGCATCGCGCTTGAAGCGCCGGAGGAGGGGCTGGCGATCGTCCGGCGCATCCTCGAAGGCGCACTTGAACGCCTCACCGACAACGGCCTGCTGGTGGTCGAAGTCGGCAACAGCGAGGGCCCGGCCTACGAGCGCTGGCCGGACCTGCCGCTCACCTGGGTGGATTTCGAGCGCAGCGAGGGTGGGGTGTTTATAATCGGCGCCCAGGACTTGAAGCAATGGACAGGCTAGAGAGGATTCTCAGGATTAACAGGAAAACAGAACGTTATTACCTGTAGATCCTGACAATCCCATCCTTCCTGTCGCTATTTCCCGGATTGATCGGAATGTCTGGCAACAGTATTGGCCATCTGTTCGTCGTCACCAGCTTTGGCGAGAGCCACGGCCCCGCCATCGGCTGCGTGGTGGACGGCTGCCCGCCCGGGCTGGAACTGAGCGAGGCCGATCTGCAGCAGGACCTCGACCGCCGCAAGCCGGGCCAGTCGAAGTACGTCACCCAGCGCAAGGAACCGGACACGGTCCGGATCCTGTCCGGTGTGTACCAGGGGCGCACCACCGGTACGCCGATCGCGCTGCTGATCGAAAACGTGGACCAGCGCAGTTACGACTACGACAAGATCGTGGACGTGTTCCGGCCCAACCACGCCGACTACGCCTATGTACAGAAGTATGGCTTTCGCGACCCGCGCGGCGGCGGCCGCGCCTCGGCGCGCGAAACGGCGGTGCGCGTGGCCGCGGCCGGCATCGCGAAGAAGTGGCTGCGCGAACGTTACGGCATCGGGATCCACGGCTACCTGGCCCAGCTGGGCCCGATCCGCCTCGAAGTGAAGGACCTGGCGGCCGTCAACCAGAACCCGTTCTTCTGCCCGGACCCGGCGCGCGTGCCGGAGCTGGAGCGATTCATCGATAGGATCCGTAGCGAGGGCGATTCCATCGGCGCGCGGGTCAACGTGGTCGCGACGAATGTGCCGCCGGGATGGGGCGAGCCGGTCTACAGCCGGCTGGACGCCGATCTCGCCGCCGCGCTGATGAGCATCAATGCGGTCAAGGGCGTGGAGATCGGCGACGGTTTCGCCGCCGTCACGCAGAAGGGCAGCGAGCATCGCGACGAGATGACGCCGCAGGGTTTTCTGTCCAATCACTCCGGCGGCATCGCCGGCGGCATTTCCACCGGCCAGGACGTGGTGGCCAGCATCGCGCTCAAGCCGACCTCGAGCATCGCCATCCCCGGCAAGACCATCAACGTGAAGGGCGAGGCTGCCCAGGTGCGCACCACCGGCCGGCATGATCCCTGTGTCGGGATCCGCGCCACGCCGATTGCCGAGGCGATGATGGCGCTGGTGCTGATGGACCATGCGCTGCGCCACCGCGCGCAGTGCGGCGATGTCGTGCCGTCCACCCCGCGGATTCCCGCAATCAAGAAATAGAACAGGATGCTCGGGATTTCACAGGATGAGCAGGATAAAAGTCGCCTTGCTTCAAGAACGAACTCATCCTGCTCGTCCTGAAACATCCTGTTAATCCTGTTCTATTCTCGAATGCTCCGCTAATGTCGGCACCTCTGCCCTACGCCCGCCTGTCGGGCTTTTATTTTTTCTACTACGCCGCCATCGGCGCCTTCCTGCCGTACTGGGGCCTGTACCTGCAGTGGCGCGGCTACACGCCGCTGGACATCGGCATCGCCTCTGGCGCCTATTCCGGCGTGCGCATCATCGCGCCGCTGGCCTGGGGCTGGCTGGCCGATCACTGGCAGGTGCGGCTGCCGATGATCCGTATCGCCGCGCTGCTGGCGCCGCTGACCTTTGCCGTGCCGCTGGAGGGCGGGCAGCTGGCCTGGCTGGTCGTGCAGATGCTGTTGCTGAGTTTCTGCCTCAACGCCGTGCTGCCGCAGCTCGAGGTGCTGACGCTCAACCACCTGTATCGCCGCGAGGGTGACTATGGCGTGATCCGCCTGTGGGGCTCGGTCGGCTTCGTGCTGGCGGTGCTGGTGCTGGGTCCGGTTCTGGACCAGACCGGCCTGAAGCCGGTGCCGTGGCTGATTGCCGGCCTCCTGCTGGCCATGGGCCTGCTGAGTCTCAGCGTGCCGGATGCACGGGCGCAGGAAGAGCCGACCGGGTCGGCCGAGGGCCTGCTGCGGGTCATCCGGCGGCCCGAGGTGATTGCGCTGCTGGTGGCCTGCTTCCTGTCGCAGCTCAGCTTCGCGCCGTATTACAGCTTCTTCTCGCTGTACCTGGAGCAGCATGGCTACAGCAAGACCAGCATCGGCCTGCTGTGGAGCCTGGGCGTGATCGCCGAGGTGGGTGTGTTCGTCTACATGGCGCGGCTGCTGGGGCGCTTCGGCGCTCGCAGCCTCATGCTGTGGGCGCTGGGACTGACCGCGCTGCGCTGGGCATTGCAGGTGATCTTTGTGGACCAGCTGGCGATGCTTCTGCTGATCCAGTGCCTGCACCTGGCCAGCTTCGGCGTGTATCACGCCGTATCGGTGCACCTGATCCACCAGATGTTTCGCGGCCGCCTGCAGGGGCGCGGACAGGCGTTCTACAGCGCGGTCAGCTTCGGCGCCGGCGGCGCGCTGGGCGCGCTGCTGAGCGGCCACCTGTGGGAAACGCTCTCGCCGGATTCGGTGTACTGGATGGCGGCGGTATCGGCCGCGCTCGGCTGGTGGGTGGCGTGGCGGTGGCTGAAGCTTGAAACACCGGCGCGCAACGCCGCCTGACGCATTAGCGCAATGAGCCCAGCAGCGCTTCCGCCGCATTCGACAGGCTGCGGCGCTCGTGCCAGACCACACCCAGCCGGCGTGCCAGGCGTATCTCCGGCACTTTCAGTCTGACGATGGTTTCGTCCGCCATGGAGTCGGGCAGGGCGCTCCAGCCCAGGCCGATGCTGACCAGCATCTTCAAGGTCTCGAGGTAATTCGTCGCCAGCCGCACGCGCGGTTCCAGGCCGAGCGCGTTGAAGGCCTTTTTCACGATGCCGTGGGTGTAAGTCTTCTCGTCCGGCAGCAGGGCGGGATAGCCGGCGAGATTGCGCACGCCGATTTTTTTCTGCCGCGCCAGCGGATGGTTCGGCGCCACCACGATGCTCATCGGGTCGGGCCAGATCTCGCGCTGTTCCAGCCGCGGCAGCGGTTCGGGTGGCAGGGTGACGATGCCCAGTTCCAGTTTGCCCTGTTCTACCGCGAGGCAGGCCTCTTCCGAATCCATGAAATGGATGTCCAGGTCCACATCCGGATATTGGTGGACGTAGGCGCGCAGCACTGGCGGCAGGCGGTGCAGGCCGATGTGGTGGCTGGTGCCGATGGACAGCCGGCCGCTCACCCTGCCGGACAGGCGGGTCAGGGCCCGGCGGCTGTCCTCGATCTCCTGCAGTACGCGCCGGGCGTGGGGCAGCAGGGTCTGGCCTGCTTCGGTCAGGTGCACTTCGCGTCCGATGCGATCGAACAGGGGCCGGCCGAGCTGCGCTTCCAGCGCGGCGATACGCTTGCTGACTGCCGGCTGGCTCAGGTGCAGTGCCTCGGCAGCGCGGGAAAAAGATGCGGATTCAGCGACTTCGACGAAGGCCTTGAGGAATTGCGTGTCCATGGCGGCGGCCCTACAAATTCTATAATGGAATAGAATATATGAAAACGATTCATTTGAGTAATTGATGGAGACTGCCTAAACTTTGCTCACCTCAAAGGCAGTGGATACCGGCCTGCGCCGGTACGATGGACTTCAAAGCCATGAACGCCAGAACGCTGTACGACAAGATCTGGGACGACCATGTGGTCCGCGTGGATGAGAGCGGCACGGCGCTGCTGTACATCGATCGCCACCTGGTGCACGAGGTGACCAGCCCGCAGGCTTTCGATGGCCTGCGCATGGCCGGCCGCAAGCCGTGGAGGGTCTCGGCCAACCTGGCGGTGGCCGACCACAACGTGCCCACCACCCCGGACCGTACGCAAGGCATTGCCGATCCGATCTCGCGCGCCCAGGTCGAGGCGCTGGATGCCAATGCCGCGGAATTCGGCATCACCGAATTCCGGATGAACGACATCCGCCAGGGCATCGTGCACGTGATTGGTCCGGAGCAGGGCGCGACCCTGCCGGGCATGACCATCGTCTGTGGCGATTCGCATACTTCCACGCACGGCGCCTTCGGCGCGCTGGCCTTCGGCATCGGCACCTCCGAGGTCGAGCACGTGCTGGCAACGCAGTGCCTGCTGCAGAAGAAGTCGAAGTCCATGCTGATCAGCGTGGACGGGCAGGTGGCGCCGGGCATCACCGCCAAGGACATCGTACTGGCGATCATTGGAAAGATCGGCACCGCCGGTGGCACCGGCCATACGATCGAGTTCGGCGGCGAGGCGATCCGTGCGCTGTCCATGGAAGGCCGCATGACGGTCTGCAACATGAGCATCGAGGCCGGCGCGCGCGCCGGCATGGTGGCGGTGGACGACGTCACGATCGAATACGTGAAGGGGCGGCCCTTCGCGCCGAAGGGCGCGGACTGGGACAAGGCCGTGGCCTACTGGCGCACGCTCCATTCCGATGCAGGCGCGCACTACGACAAGGTGGTGCGCCTGAATGCCGCCGACATCCGCCCGCAAGTGACCTGGGGCACCTCGCCGGAAATGGTGGTGCCGGTGGACGCGCACGTGCCCGATCCTGCCGACGTGAGCGATCCGGTCAGGCGCGAGAGCATGGCGCGCGCCTTGCAGTACATGGGTCTGGAGCCGGGCACGCCGATCGAACAGATCCGCGTGGACAAGGTGTTCATCGGTTCGTGTACCAACTCGCGCATCGAGGACCTGCGCGCGGCCGCGCAACTGGTGAAGGGCAAGCGTGTCGCATCGAACGTCAAATTGGCGCTGGTGGTGCCGGGCTCGGGCCTGGTCAAGCGACAGGCCGAGGCCGAAGGCCTGGATCGCGTCTTCAAGGCCGCGGGCTTCGAATGGCGCGAGCCGGGCTGCTCGATGTGTCTGGCGATGAACGCCGACCGCCTGGAACCGGGCGAGCGCTGCGCCTCGACCAGCAACCGCAACTTCGAGGGCCGGCAGGGGCAGGGCGGGCGCACCCATCTGGTCAGCCCCGCCATGGCCGCGGCCGCCGCGGTGGCGGGACATTTCGTGGACATCCGGAAGATATAAAAGGCTCGCATATGAACGCGAATGTACGGGCAACTCGCTTATGGAAACCAAGTCGCTTATCCGCGTGGATTGGCGTTCATTCGCGGACTCTCGGGGATTTCGATCATGAAACCTTTCAACGTCGTTAACGGCCGGGTCGCGCCGCTGGACCGCAGCAACGTGGACACCGACGCGATCATCCCGAAGCAGTACCTCAAGTCGATCCGCAAGACCGGCTACGGCCCGTTCCTGTTCGACGACTGGCGCTACCTGGATGCGGGCGACCTGGGCGTGGACCCGGCCACCCGCCGGCCCAACCCGGCGTTCGTGCTCAACCAGCCGCGTTACGCCGGCGCCGAGATCCTGCTGGCACGCCAGAACTTCGGCTGCGGCTCCTCGCGCGAGCATGCGGTCTGGGCGCTGGCAGACTATGGCTTCCGCGTCGTGATCGCGCCGAGCTATGCCGATATCTTCTTCAACAACTGTTTCAAGAACGGCGTGCTGCCGGTGATCCTGGCCGAGGCGCAGGTGGACCAGCTGTTCCGCGAGGCGCAGGCGACCGAAGATTACCGGTTGACCATCGACCTGCCGGCGCAAACGGTCACCACGCCCGCGGGCGAGCGCTTCCATTTCGAGGTGGACGCCTTCCGCAAGCACTGCCTGGTCAATGGCCTGGACGACATCGGCCTGACGCTGCAGCACGCGGACGAGATCCGCGCCTACGAGGCCAAGCGCAAGCAGCAGGCGCCGTGGCTGTTCAGCTAGCACCGGCTTCGGGGCTTGTCGGAGCGAAGTAAAGCGCAGCCGAGCGGGAGCCCGAAGGGTGAGCGAAGCGAATCGAGGTACGAGGCGCAGGGGAGCCGAGACATGGCGAAGGCTCCCCAAGCGGCGGCGAGGCGAGCCATGAGCGGAAACAAGCCCGAAGCCGGGTGCGATTGGGAAATGAGAGATGACTAAAAAAATTCTGGTTTTGCCCGGTGACGGCATTGGGCCGGAGATCGTCGCGCAGGCCGTGGCCGTGCTCGAGCAGCTCAAGGCCAAGCACGGCCTCGACGTCGAGCTGGACCAAGCCCTGCTGGGCGGCTGCGCGGTGGACGCCACCGGCGAGCCTTATCCGGCCGAAACGCAAAAGAAGGCACGTGCCGCCGACGCGATTCTGCTCGGTGCCGTCGGTGGGCCGAAGTATGACGCGCTGCCGCGTGCACAGCGGCCGGAGCGCGGCCTGCTGGCGATCCGCAAGGACCTCGGCCTGTTCGCCAACCTGCGCCCGGCCACGGTGTTCCGGGAACTCGCGGCGGCGTCCTCGCTCAAACCGGAGCTGGTGGCGGGCCTCGACATCCTGATCGTGCGCGAGCTGACCGGCGACATCTACTTCGGCGAGCCGCGCGGCATCGAGACCCGCAACGGCGAGCGGGTCGGCTTCAACACCATGGTCTACTCGGAGTCGGAGATCCGACGCATCCTGCGCGTGGCCTTCGAAGCCGCGCGCCAGCGCGGCAAGCGCGTTTGCTCGGTGGACAAGATGAACGTGCTGGAGTGCACGCAGCTGTGGCGCGACGTGGCCGAGGAGGTCGCCAAGGATTATCCCGACGTGCAACTGACGCACATGCTGGTGGACAACGCCGCCATGCAGCTGGTGCGAAACCCCAGGCAGTTCGACGTGATGGTCACCGGCAACATGTTCGGCGACATCCTCTCGGACGAGGCCTCGATGCTGACCGGCTCGATCGGCATGCTTCCGTCGGCGTCGCTGGACGAGCACGGCAAGGGTCTGTACGAGCCGATCCACGGCTCGGCGCCGGACATCGCCGGCAAGGGCGTGGCCAATCCGCTGGCCACCATCCTCTCGGCAGCGATGATGCTGCGCTATAGCCTGGGCCGCGCCGACCTGGCGGGCAAGGTGGAGCAGGCGGTCAGCGCAGTGCTCGAGCGTGGCCTGCGCACGGCGGATATCGCCGCGCCGGGCGAAAAGACGGTGGGCACGGCCGAGATGGGCCGGGCGGTGGTGGATCTGCTGGTCTGAGATTTTCGGGTTCGTTATTGAGGTTTGCCGGAGGCAATGTGAACAGCAAGCAATTCGATGTCGCGGTCGTGGGCGCCACCGGTGCGGTGGGCGAGGTCATGCTGCAGATCCTGCACCAGCGCAAGTTCCCGGTGCGCAACGTCTATGCCGTGGCGAGCGAGCGCTCGGCCGGCAGCCACGTCGCCTTCGGCGACCGGCAGCTGAAGGTCGAGGACCTGGCGGAGTTCGACTTCTCCAAGGCGCAGATCGGCCTGTTCTCGCCCGGCGCCTCGGTCTCGGCCGTGTATGCGCCCAAGGCCGCGGCCGCCGGCTGCGTGGTGATCGACAACACCTCGCAGTTCCGCTACGAACCCGACATTCCGCTGGTGGTGCCGGAGGTCAATCCGCAGGCGATTGCGCAATACAAGAACCGCGGCATCATCGCCAACCCGAACTGCTCCACCATCCAGATGCTGGTGGCGCTCAAGCCCATCTACGACGCGGTCGGCATCGAGCGCATCAACGTCGCCACCTACCAGTCCGTGTCCGGCACCGGCAAGCCG encodes the following:
- a CDS encoding MFS transporter — protein: MSAPLPYARLSGFYFFYYAAIGAFLPYWGLYLQWRGYTPLDIGIASGAYSGVRIIAPLAWGWLADHWQVRLPMIRIAALLAPLTFAVPLEGGQLAWLVVQMLLLSFCLNAVLPQLEVLTLNHLYRREGDYGVIRLWGSVGFVLAVLVLGPVLDQTGLKPVPWLIAGLLLAMGLLSLSVPDARAQEEPTGSAEGLLRVIRRPEVIALLVACFLSQLSFAPYYSFFSLYLEQHGYSKTSIGLLWSLGVIAEVGVFVYMARLLGRFGARSLMLWALGLTALRWALQVIFVDQLAMLLLIQCLHLASFGVYHAVSVHLIHQMFRGRLQGRGQAFYSAVSFGAGGALGALLSGHLWETLSPDSVYWMAAVSAALGWWVAWRWLKLETPARNAA
- a CDS encoding LysR family transcriptional regulator — encoded protein: MDTQFLKAFVEVAESASFSRAAEALHLSQPAVSKRIAALEAQLGRPLFDRIGREVHLTEAGQTLLPHARRVLQEIEDSRRALTRLSGRVSGRLSIGTSHHIGLHRLPPVLRAYVHQYPDVDLDIHFMDSEEACLAVEQGKLELGIVTLPPEPLPRLEQREIWPDPMSIVVAPNHPLARQKKIGVRNLAGYPALLPDEKTYTHGIVKKAFNALGLEPRVRLATNYLETLKMLVSIGLGWSALPDSMADETIVRLKVPEIRLARRLGVVWHERRSLSNAAEALLGSLR
- the leuC gene encoding 3-isopropylmalate dehydratase large subunit encodes the protein MNARTLYDKIWDDHVVRVDESGTALLYIDRHLVHEVTSPQAFDGLRMAGRKPWRVSANLAVADHNVPTTPDRTQGIADPISRAQVEALDANAAEFGITEFRMNDIRQGIVHVIGPEQGATLPGMTIVCGDSHTSTHGAFGALAFGIGTSEVEHVLATQCLLQKKSKSMLISVDGQVAPGITAKDIVLAIIGKIGTAGGTGHTIEFGGEAIRALSMEGRMTVCNMSIEAGARAGMVAVDDVTIEYVKGRPFAPKGADWDKAVAYWRTLHSDAGAHYDKVVRLNAADIRPQVTWGTSPEMVVPVDAHVPDPADVSDPVRRESMARALQYMGLEPGTPIEQIRVDKVFIGSCTNSRIEDLRAAAQLVKGKRVASNVKLALVVPGSGLVKRQAEAEGLDRVFKAAGFEWREPGCSMCLAMNADRLEPGERCASTSNRNFEGRQGQGGRTHLVSPAMAAAAAVAGHFVDIRKI
- the leuD gene encoding 3-isopropylmalate dehydratase small subunit, with amino-acid sequence MKPFNVVNGRVAPLDRSNVDTDAIIPKQYLKSIRKTGYGPFLFDDWRYLDAGDLGVDPATRRPNPAFVLNQPRYAGAEILLARQNFGCGSSREHAVWALADYGFRVVIAPSYADIFFNNCFKNGVLPVILAEAQVDQLFREAQATEDYRLTIDLPAQTVTTPAGERFHFEVDAFRKHCLVNGLDDIGLTLQHADEIRAYEAKRKQQAPWLFS
- the leuB gene encoding 3-isopropylmalate dehydrogenase codes for the protein MTKKILVLPGDGIGPEIVAQAVAVLEQLKAKHGLDVELDQALLGGCAVDATGEPYPAETQKKARAADAILLGAVGGPKYDALPRAQRPERGLLAIRKDLGLFANLRPATVFRELAAASSLKPELVAGLDILIVRELTGDIYFGEPRGIETRNGERVGFNTMVYSESEIRRILRVAFEAARQRGKRVCSVDKMNVLECTQLWRDVAEEVAKDYPDVQLTHMLVDNAAMQLVRNPRQFDVMVTGNMFGDILSDEASMLTGSIGMLPSASLDEHGKGLYEPIHGSAPDIAGKGVANPLATILSAAMMLRYSLGRADLAGKVEQAVSAVLERGLRTADIAAPGEKTVGTAEMGRAVVDLLV